The nucleotide sequence TACTTTTTCTCAATAAAATAGATTATTTCATTTCTATCGAACTTGAGTTTTTCTAATTCATTTGGCGAAAATTCCTTAGCAAAATCATTTTCTGTAACTTTGAAACCAACAGATCGTAGTTTTTCGGCATAATCTAAACCGTAAAGTCTCAAATGATCTTTTTGCCAGAAATGCTTTTCGCGTTCAAACGGATCTGTTATGGTTTTATCTTCATAGGTTTCTTTTCTTGATATATCAATAGGTACTTGTAAAATTGCAAAGCCGCCTATTTTTAAAACTCTAAATATTTCCTGCATTGCTTTCAAGTCGTTATCAACATGTTCCAGCACATGATTACAAATGAAAACATCGAAAATATTTTCTTGAAAAGGAATATTTTCGATATTAAATTTAACATCGGCAAGTGGCGAAACCAAATCTCCTGTTTGGTAATCAAGATTTTTTAGATTCCTGAACTTTTTAAGAAATGGCTGTTCGGGAGCCATGTGCATCACTTTTAGTTTTGATGTGAAAAAGCTGGTTTTCTTTTTCAGGAATAGCCACAATAGTCTGTGTCGTTCGAGCGACAAACAGTTTGGACACAATACATTATCTCGGCGTTTTACGGCTCCGTAGGGCAAAAATTTACGGAAATTGCGTTCACAGACTGGGCAATATACATTTTTGCCAATGTAAAAAATTGATATTATTTTACTAAAAATAAAGCTGAACCTAATTAAAATAGGTCGCGGTATATTTCGCATCAACCAACTTATAAAATCTTTCACTATTTCTAATTAATAAAGTTTTGTGTTAAATTCAAATTATAATTTCTATAGGGCAATTGTTCATAAAAACGGCTATTTCTATTCCGGTTATTTTGATAGAATTAGAACTCTAAATTGTTTTTTCAACATTATATTTATTCCTCTCAGGCGAACTTCTTGAGACAAGCTCTGCAAGAAAACCTGCTAAAAACAATTGAACGCCAATGATTATCGAGAGCAAGGCAATATAAAATAATGGTTGCTCAACTATTTCTCTAACTGGCAGATGATTGAAAACATTGTATATTTTTTTTGCAATCAGCCATATAGAAACAAAACCACCGCTGAGAAACATAATAGTCCCGATTGTTCCAAAAAAGTGCATTGGTCGTTTGCTAAATTTCGAGATGAATGAAATAGAAATTAAGTCTAAGAAACCGTTCACAAATCTTTCTATACCGAATTTTGTAACACCGTATTTTCTTTCCTGATGTTGAACAACTTTTTCGCCAATTCTTTTAAACCCAGCCTGTTTTGCAAGTATTGGCATATATCTGTGCATTTCTCCATAAACTTCGATGCTTTTGATAACATTTTTTTTGTAGGCTTTCAAACCGCAATTAAAATCGTGAAGTTTAATTTTTGAAACTTTGCGAGCGGTAGCATTATAGAGTTTTGTGGGAATAGTTTTTGTTATTGGATCATGTCGCTTTTTTTTCCAACCCGAAACAAGGTCGAAATTATCGACTGTTATCATTTTATACAAGTCCGGAATTTCATCGGGGCTATCCTGCAAATCGGCATCCATTGTAATAATTACTTCGCCCTTCACATGTTCGAACCCGCAAAAAAGCGCTGCTGCTTTTCCATGATTTCTTCTAAATTTAATTCCTCGAATTTCTTTGTTTTTTGCTGATAATTCTTCAATCACTTGCCACGAATTGTCAGTACTGCCATCATCTACAAATATTATTTCATAAGTGAAATTATTTGTATGCATCACACGTTTTATCCAATCGTGTAGCTCTTTCAAGGATTCTATTTCATTGAATAATGGAATGACTACGGAAATATCCATTGAGACTTTCTTTGTTTTTTTATTGTAATTTTTTTAATCAGGGGTAAAACTATTCTATTTCGGCCATATCTTCAATAAATGGATCTCCTTCCTTTTTAATAAAAATAGAAATAAGAAGGGATAAAATGAAACCAATAAATGTTACTCCAATAATAGTAGTAATGGTAAAAACTAAAGGTGTCATCCATACCTGTGAGGTACTTATTATCATTTCAACATCATCTTCACTCATTCCATTGTTTAGTAATTCTTCAATTTGCATATCTTTCATTTTCTGAATAGCCTCTGTATCTATTACTGTATGAAAAATATATACATAAAAAGCATTTAAAATTGAAGCAAAAAAACTTATTAATGTTCCGGTACCTAAAGCCTTAGAATATGTGATAAATCCTTTTTGATAATTATCGCGATAAGATTTCATTGTTAGGTACAATGTTGCTGCAATTACTGCATATGATAGATATTGCATCTTTGGATTGAGATTCATATCTAACATATAAAGAACAATTGAATAACAAATTAACACTAATCCCAGTATAGCACCAAGATTCATTGATGGTTTTATATTTGACACTTTTTGATTTTCCATATTTTTAATTTTTTAATTAACTGAAATAATTACAATTTATTCTTTTGATTCTTGAAAATAATCTTTCGGAGTTTCAATTTCTACATCCGAAGAAATTATGCTTAGATTATTAACATCTGTAGTAATATAAAATATCCTGCAATTGTTTTCCCATTTCGATTTCACTTCTATTGGGTAATTTTTTACAATTTTTTCGGAATCTTTGGCAATACCCGATTCGTAGTCGTGAGGCTCCCAAACAAGATAGAAATTTGGGTCGTTTCCGGAGATTCGAAGTGCGGCTTTACGTATTTTTTTTGTTTTTTCTTCAAAAGTTTCTCGGGTCATAACATAAAGCTGGTTATCAATATCTTCTTGATTTTCACATAGTTGATAACCTATGCTTTTGTTATAGCTGATTGCCTTTTCGTTTTCCTTCAAAATTCTAATATACGACTCTTTTCCATTCAAGAAGTAGAAATTCATTTCAATTAGAATTAGAGAAGCTAAAACAGGAGCTATTGAGTTTTCGTATTTGTTGCTTTTAAGGAATAGCCCCGATTCAGACTTTTGATTCCCATATCTATCAAATCCTTTTTCGTTTATTACACCAATTTTCTCATTTTTATATATTATTATGTAATAAAAATTGTCTGGATTGTCAATCATTTCAAACCATGCTTTTTGCATTTCAGGAGTAATGTATTCACGATATTCCATTTTTTCTCTAACATAGTCGGAATTTCGCCATTCTCTCACCATCTCAATGTCTTCTTCTCGAATTCTCTGCAAAGTCAAGCCGTACTTAATCAATTTCATATCATGCATTATTTTTCACAAAAGTAATATTTGAAATTGATTTTTTCTACTGATTTTGAATTTTTGTTAAATTTGCTAATAAATCCTATTGATGACTACTTGAATGTAATTTATAGGATTTTAATATCTCTATGACTTGAAGATATTCGGATGAATATTTCAAAGAAAAAAAGTGCCCAGAACAAGACTCGAACTTGCACATCCAAATGGACACATGGCCCTCAACCATGCGCGTCTACCAATTCCGCCACCTGGGCTTTTCAGCCTGCAAAAATAGAAATATTCTTTTGCAAACTACATTTTTTATTTTAAATTATTTTATTATTCAATTGTTCAATTATGTGATTTTTAAGTTTCCTTCAAAAACTAAGTTTTCGAAAAACCATATGAATCTTTTCTAAAATGATCTTTTATAGCGATATCAATCTCAAAAATCTATAAATAGTTCTTCAGTAAGCCAGTTTTATCGTTAAATTCATTAATTTTTTTGTCCCAGTAATCTAATTTTGAATATTTAGAATTCCAATAATTATCATCATACCATTGATCATCAAGCTCTTCAACAGTTTTACCTTGTTGTTCTACCCAGGTAAAATACTTCAGATTGTGCATCCTTTTTTTATCATAATAGTTCAATTCTATCATGTTGTCGGTTTTGATTCCATGAAGTTTGCCTTCGTAGTCGATGGCAGCATTTTTCTGTTTATATTCACCTAATTTAATTTTTGATTCCTGTAATCTTGATTTATACATTTCCATAGAATCAGTAGCTACAGTAAAAACGAAATCGTTTTCGTTCATTTCATAATATTTAGCCATTTTTATTGCTCCAATAATATTTGCAATAGACGAAATCCCAAAGAGATGCAAATTATCGACAACATTTTCAGGTACTCCATTGTAAATAAGTTCCTCTTTCCCATTTCCATTATTGAACAAATTCATTAGGTTTATACAGACTTCATCGTCAATAGCAGCAACTAAGTCCATATTTTTTATGTTATGAATCCAAGGAACATGTTTGTCGCCAATACCTTCAATTCTATGTCCTCCATATCCATTGTAAAGCAAAGTAGGACATTGTAGAGCTTCTCCTGCTCCAATTTTTATTTGTGGAAATTTTTCGCGAAGATAATCGGCACTACCGAGCGTGCCAGCCGAACCTTGTGTTAGAAACATGGCTTTCAATCGGCTCTTTTCTGTTTTTTCGTTGATGAAAATTTCTTCTATGGTTTTTCCGGTAACTCCATAATGCCACAATGAGTTTCCAAATTCGCTGAATTGATTGAGTGTTACTATTTTATCCCCGCGTTCGGTTTCAAGTTGTTTTACTTTGTCGTAAATTTCTTTTACATTGCTTTCGCAACCTGGCGTAGCAATAACTTCTGCTCCGACCTTATGCAACCATTCAAATCGTTCGGGAGACATTTCTTCCGGCAATACTGCTATAGATTCGCAACCCAACAAATATGAATCATAAGCTCCTCCTCTGCAATAGTTTCCGGTTGAGGGCCAAAGGGCTTTCTGACAAGTAGGATCAAATTTTCCTGTAATTAGTTTTTCGACCAAAGGCCCAAAAGTTGCTCCAACTTTATGTGCACCTGTTGGAAAATATTTTCCTATTAGTACAAATATACGTGCTTTAACTCCTGATAATTCTTGAGGAATTTCAATATAATTCGCTTTTGCGAAACCGCCGCCCGACTCTATTGGTTCATTTTTCCAACTAATTCTGAAAAGGTTTAAGGAATTCAAATCCCACAAACCAATATTTTTTAACCCATTTTTTATCTTTTCAGGAATGAGCTCAGGATTTGCCATTTGGGCATAAGTTGGGAGAATAATGTTGCGTTCGCGGCATTGTTTTATTGTTTTGTCTAAAACGATTTTGTTTTTTTCTGTCATCTTTTTTCTGCTTGATATAGTGTTTTTTATTTTATTGATTATCTAAAAACAATTTCTCCTTAATTTCAGGAATCAGCTTCAATTTCGTGGCTTTTTCAAACAAAGTTTCTATTGCTTTTTTTCCTTCTTTTTTCAATGAAAAAGTGAAATCATTTGCATAAAGATCAATATGTTTTGAAATAACATTGTTGTCAATTTCTTGTGCATATTTTTTAACGAAATCGAAACTTGATTGCGGATTATTTTTGGCAAATTCTATACTTTTTTTCAGAACACGTTCAATCTTTAGTTTTGTATTATTTTCAAGATTTCTTCTTACGGCAATACAACCCAGAGGAATTGGCAGCTTGGTTTCATTTTCCCAAAATTCACCTAAATCTATTATTTTTTTCAATCCTTTTTTTTCGTAAGTAAAACGACTTTCGTGAATAATTAGACCTGCATCAACTTCATTGCTTAAAACTACTTCTTCGATATCTGAAAAAAGATATTCATGTTTTTTTTTAGCTTCTGGAAATGCAATTCCCAGCAAAAGGTTGGCTGTTGTATATTTGCCAGGAATTGCAATTTTTGCATCCTTCATCTCGTCTGGATAAATCTTTCGTTTGCTCACAAGCAATGGCCCATTGCCAAAGCCTAAAGCACTGCCTGCATCAAGTATCTGGAAATTTTCAGAAACATAGGCAAAAGCATGATAACTCAGTTTAACAATATCAATTTCATCATGCATAGCTAATTTGTTCAGATTTTCGATATCATCAATCAAGAATTTGAAGTTTAAACCTTCAGTATCAACTTTTTGATGAATCATTGCATCGAAAATGTAGGTGTCGTTCGGGCAGCTTGAAAAGGCGGTTTTTAAATTCATTAACCTAATTTTCAAAATTAGTTTGCAGGATAAATAAGCACTTCAGGAGCCGACATTTTTATCAAATAGCCTTCGCCAGGGGCCATAATAAAATTGCCAAGTATAAATTGAGGCCAATAAACTTGTCCTAAATCGTTTTTAGCTATAATAATGGAATAATTAATAGATGAGAGCATTAATTGTATGAGCGCCGGTGTTGTTCGCAAATAAGCAATCATGCTCCAACCCATTGGAAGATAGATTGGTGTAATTTCAGGAATTACTTGCACGCCATTAATATTTAAAGTATTGCTGTTTATCATTTTTATTAAATATCCTTGTCCAATGGTTAAATTGTGAATATTGTCAATTCCATAAGCGGGCCAATAGATAAATCCTAAATAATCTTTCATAATGTTGATGTCTGAAACTATTCCTGAGAAAATACTGTCGAGCGAATTGTTTGTAGGCTCAATGTAAGTCGAAAACATACTCCATCCTGCCACCAAATTTATTTGTTGAGAATCGCTGCTGCTACCAAAGACTTCTATAGTATCGCTATTTGTGCAAGAATTTATGTCTTCAATCAATACTGAATAAAATCCTGAATTAGAAACTGTTATTGTTTGAGTTGTTTCACCTGTTGACCAAAGATAATTAGAAAATCCTGCCCCTGCATCAATCACTGAGCCGGTAGGCGATAAAGCAATATCTGAACCCAAATCGACAATTGGCATAGGATTAATAAGTATTTGAAATGTATCGCTCGTAAAATAACCATTTTCTTCAACTTCTAATGAAATTTCTTTTAATCCGGAATTTGTCCATTGAACCTGAAAAGTGCCATCGGGATAATTACCGCCAACGACAGTTCCGCTATCTAAATCCCAGTTGTAGCTGGCAGCAATTGTTCCTGAGCCAGTGTATGTGATTTCTGTGGTGTCCTCTAAGCATGGATTTCCATCTACCATAAAATCGGCTGTGAGCATAGGATGAACAGTTATACTTAATGATGAATCTGTGAATGTTCCAACATTGATAGGAAATCCTAAAATACTAATATAAACATCAAATGTTATATACATGTTATGAATACCGGCAGTACCAATTGCTGGCGTACCGTATAATTCGATACAATACCATTGCCCAGGATAAAATGAACTTGCA is from Bacteroidota bacterium and encodes:
- a CDS encoding class I SAM-dependent methyltransferase — translated: MKDFISWLMRNIPRPILIRFSFIFSKIISIFYIGKNVYCPVCERNFRKFLPYGAVKRRDNVLCPNCLSLERHRLLWLFLKKKTSFFTSKLKVMHMAPEQPFLKKFRNLKNLDYQTGDLVSPLADVKFNIENIPFQENIFDVFICNHVLEHVDNDLKAMQEIFRVLKIGGFAILQVPIDISRKETYEDKTITDPFEREKHFWQKDHLRLYGLDYAEKLRSVGFKVTENDFAKEFSPNELEKLKFDRNEIIYFIEKK
- a CDS encoding pyridoxal-phosphate dependent enzyme, whose translation is MTEKNKIVLDKTIKQCRERNIILPTYAQMANPELIPEKIKNGLKNIGLWDLNSLNLFRISWKNEPIESGGGFAKANYIEIPQELSGVKARIFVLIGKYFPTGAHKVGATFGPLVEKLITGKFDPTCQKALWPSTGNYCRGGAYDSYLLGCESIAVLPEEMSPERFEWLHKVGAEVIATPGCESNVKEIYDKVKQLETERGDKIVTLNQFSEFGNSLWHYGVTGKTIEEIFINEKTEKSRLKAMFLTQGSAGTLGSADYLREKFPQIKIGAGEALQCPTLLYNGYGGHRIEGIGDKHVPWIHNIKNMDLVAAIDDEVCINLMNLFNNGNGKEELIYNGVPENVVDNLHLFGISSIANIIGAIKMAKYYEMNENDFVFTVATDSMEMYKSRLQESKIKLGEYKQKNAAIDYEGKLHGIKTDNMIELNYYDKKRMHNLKYFTWVEQQGKTVEELDDQWYDDNYWNSKYSKLDYWDKKINEFNDKTGLLKNYL
- a CDS encoding GNAT family N-acetyltransferase, whose product is MKLIKYGLTLQRIREEDIEMVREWRNSDYVREKMEYREYITPEMQKAWFEMIDNPDNFYYIIIYKNEKIGVINEKGFDRYGNQKSESGLFLKSNKYENSIAPVLASLILIEMNFYFLNGKESYIRILKENEKAISYNKSIGYQLCENQEDIDNQLYVMTRETFEEKTKKIRKAALRISGNDPNFYLVWEPHDYESGIAKDSEKIVKNYPIEVKSKWENNCRIFYITTDVNNLSIISSDVEIETPKDYFQESKE
- a CDS encoding 1,4-dihydroxy-6-naphthoate synthase, with amino-acid sequence MNLKTAFSSCPNDTYIFDAMIHQKVDTEGLNFKFLIDDIENLNKLAMHDEIDIVKLSYHAFAYVSENFQILDAGSALGFGNGPLLVSKRKIYPDEMKDAKIAIPGKYTTANLLLGIAFPEAKKKHEYLFSDIEEVVLSNEVDAGLIIHESRFTYEKKGLKKIIDLGEFWENETKLPIPLGCIAVRRNLENNTKLKIERVLKKSIEFAKNNPQSSFDFVKKYAQEIDNNVISKHIDLYANDFTFSLKKEGKKAIETLFEKATKLKLIPEIKEKLFLDNQ
- a CDS encoding DUF4199 domain-containing protein: MENQKVSNIKPSMNLGAILGLVLICYSIVLYMLDMNLNPKMQYLSYAVIAATLYLTMKSYRDNYQKGFITYSKALGTGTLISFFASILNAFYVYIFHTVIDTEAIQKMKDMQIEELLNNGMSEDDVEMIISTSQVWMTPLVFTITTIIGVTFIGFILSLLISIFIKKEGDPFIEDMAEIE
- a CDS encoding glycosyltransferase family 2 protein, with protein sequence MDISVVIPLFNEIESLKELHDWIKRVMHTNNFTYEIIFVDDGSTDNSWQVIEELSAKNKEIRGIKFRRNHGKAAALFCGFEHVKGEVIITMDADLQDSPDEIPDLYKMITVDNFDLVSGWKKKRHDPITKTIPTKLYNATARKVSKIKLHDFNCGLKAYKKNVIKSIEVYGEMHRYMPILAKQAGFKRIGEKVVQHQERKYGVTKFGIERFVNGFLDLISISFISKFSKRPMHFFGTIGTIMFLSGGFVSIWLIAKKIYNVFNHLPVREIVEQPLFYIALLSIIIGVQLFLAGFLAELVSRSSPERNKYNVEKTI